In the Cydia fagiglandana chromosome 5, ilCydFagi1.1, whole genome shotgun sequence genome, one interval contains:
- the LOC134664686 gene encoding juvenile hormone acid O-methyltransferase-like, which translates to MQDPKGYQQVNSLQNRDLVDILKEYPFEWKQKNARIMDIGCGDGSATTGLWTKYIPENFMTIVGCDKSQACVNFAKKNYESERIKFITLNIEDDIPSELKGCFDHVVSNYTFMWVQQQEKAFSNIFNMLVKDGNCLLIFLATCNIYENYIKLSRTSKWNPYLKDVKTKFISPYHESQDPKSEIRSMMKNIGFTHIKIQVQNRTFDFLRGIEELKDMMKSFNPFDGLEEKWDEFMDDYVKLDPNAGTFIYKLLVVSGTK; encoded by the exons ATGCAAGATCCAAAAGGATATCAACAAGTCAACAGTTTGCAAAACAGAGATCTTGTAGATATATTAAAAGAATATCCATTTGAATGGAAACAGAAAAACGCAAGAATTATGGACATAGGTTGCGGCGATGGAAGCGCCACTACGGGTCTTTGGACAAAGTATATTCCAGAGAATTTTATGACGATAGTCGGATGTGACAAAAGTCAGGCATGTGTAAATTTTGCAAAGAAGAATTACGAGAGTGAAAGAATTAAATTCATAACGCTTAACATTGAAGATGATATACCCAGTGAACTTAAAGGATGCTTTGACCACGTGGTCTCAAACTACACGTTTATGTGGGTGCAACAGCAAGA GAAAGCCTTTTCTAATATATTCAACATGCTGGTAAAAGACGGCAATTGCCTGCTAATATTCCTTGCCACTTGCAACATTTACGAGAATTATATTAAACTCTCGAGAACTTCAAAATGGAATCCCTATCTTAAAGATGTTAAGACCAAGTTTATATCACCCTATCATGAATCACAG GATCCAAAATCCGAAATTAGAAGTATGATGAAGAACATTGGTTTCACTCATATTAAAATTCAAGTGCAAAATCGTACATTTGATTTTTTACGCGGTATAGAAGAATTAAAAG ACATGATGAAATCCTTCAATCCCTTCGACGGCCTAGAGGAAAAATGGGATGAGTTCATGGACGATTATGTTAAGCTTGATCCCAATGCGGGTACGTTCATATATAAGCTGTTGGTTGTTTCAGGGACGAAATGA
- the LOC134664684 gene encoding juvenile hormone acid O-methyltransferase-like — MQDPKAYQQVNNMQSRDLEVILKENPFEWKQKYARIMDIGCGDGSATIGIWKNHIPEGFMIVGSDKSEICVNFAKKNYESDKVKFITLDIEGKIPDDLKECFDYVVSNYTFHWVQGQEKGFSNIYDMLAKDGKCLLIFLGNCNCYENYRTLSRTTKWHSYLKDVKTKFMSPYHDSQAKKT, encoded by the exons ATGCAGGATCCAAAAGCATATCAACAAGTCAACAATATGCAAAGCAGAGATCTTGAAGTTATATTAAAAGAAAATCCATTTGAATGGAAACAGAAATATGCTAGAATCATGGACATCGGGTGCGGCGATGGGAGCGCCACTATAGGTATATGGAAAAACCATATTCCAGAGGGTTTTATGATAGTCGGAAGTGACAAAAGTGAGATATGTGTAAACTTTGCGAAGAAGAATTACGAGAGCGACAAAGTTAAATTCATTACGCTTGATATAGAAGGGAAGATACCTGATGATCTGAAAGAATGCTTTGACTACGTGGTTTCAAACTACACATTTCATTGGGTGCAAGGGCAAGA AAAAGGGTTCTCAAATATATACGACATGCTGGCAAAAGACGGCAAATGTCTGCTAATATTCCTCGGCAATTGCAACTGTTACGAAAATTATCGCACACTTTCGCGCACTACAAAATGGCATTCCTATCTTAAAGATGTCAAGACTAAGTTTATGTCTCCATATCATGATTCTCAGgcaa AAAAGACCTAA